The Anguilla rostrata isolate EN2019 chromosome 18, ASM1855537v3, whole genome shotgun sequence genome has a window encoding:
- the egr2a gene encoding E3 SUMO-protein ligase EGR2a, whose product MMTAKSLEKAPVNLSFGRPLPDNCSEDAAEQTSATVFPDAELGGHYDPISGTSGDGDVTHENRPLDFYSNSFAQSTAPRDQAFTYVGKFSIDSSGSNWSPDGVLNIVNAGILGMTQSCLTPSSLIPPVSPNQFTDAASCAEAQSQPMDSIYSSPPLYADGGEVYQDTSVFISTSASHVSYHPPPYPSPRTTTDCSLYPINSDYAQLFQSACQRDIQVIPDRKPFKCPMDSIRVQPPLTPLNTIRNFTLGGSSLDGLRLPTVHNPQNLPLRPILRPRKYPNRPCKTPVHERPFSCPADGCDRRFSRSDELARHIRIHTGHKPFRCRICMRCFSRSDHLTTHIRTHTGEKPFPCDYCGKKFARSDERRRHTKIHLRQKERQSSTIRGGSEQGTIS is encoded by the exons ATGATGACAGCCAAATCGTTGGAGAAAGCCCCGGTAAACCTCAGTTTTGGGCGTCCTCTCCCAGACAACTGCTCAGAAGATGCTGCTGAGCAAACTTCAGCGACCGTTTTTCCAGATGCGGAATTGGGAGGGCATTACGACCCTATCAGTGGAACTTCAGGAG atGGCGATGTAACACATGAAAATCGTCCGCTCGACTTCTACTCAAACAGTTTTGCGCAGTCAACAGCGCCTCGCGACCAAGCTTTCACCTATGTGGGGAAGTTCTCTATCGATTCTTCAGGTAGTAACTGGAGTCCAGACGGTGTCCTTAACATCGTCAACGCTGGAATCCTAGGCATGACCCAGTCGTGCTTGACGCCCTCTTCACTGATACCCCCAGTTTCTCCGAACCAGTTCACGGACGCCGCGAGCTGCGCTGAGGCGCAAAGCCAGCCTATGGACAGCATATACTCATCACCACCACTTTACGCGGACGGCGGAGAAGTCTACCAAGACACATCTGTCTTCATTTCAACGTCCGCGTCTCACGTTTCGTACCATCCGCCGCCCTACCCATCACCAAGGACGACCACAGACTGTTCTCTTTACCCCATTAACTCGGACTATGCACAGTTATTTCAATCTGCATGCCAACGGGACATCCAGGTTATTCCTGACCGAAAGCCCTTCAAATGCCCAATGGACTCAATTCGTGTCCAGCCCCCTCTAACTCCTCTTAACACTATAAGGAATTTTACATTAGGTGGGTCGAGCTTAGACGGCCTAAGATTACCTACGGTTCACAATCCACAGAATTTGCCTCTGAGACCTATACTGCGGCCCAGGAAGTATCCGAATAGACCGTGCAAAACACCTGTGCACGAGCGGCCGTTCTCGTGTCCGGCGGACGGCTGCGACAGAAGGTTCTCGCGCTCCGACGAGTTGGCCAGACACATTCGAATTCACACCGGGCACAAGCCCTTCCGATGTCGAATCTGCATGCGGTGTTTCAGTCGCAGCGACCACCTGACCACACACATCCGCACGCACACGGGAGAGAAGCCGTTTCCCTGTGATTACTGTGGCAAAAAATTCGCCAGAAGTGACGAACGAAGGAGACACACCAAAATTCAcctcagacagaaagaaaggcaATCATCAACTATACGCGGTGGCTCGGAACAAGGAACGATCAGTTAA
- the znf365 gene encoding protein ZNF365: MQQRLSVRNLPPCREIRELPFRCPRCGERERFRSLSSLRAHLDYSHAYHTLHDLGPGSRWRPADAAPLPDGRRAREGRCTERCKSARAETRRPGDDNDDGDGNATATMGKGRSKHGEVTVKEVQGEAQGEEKEKEEGGGAPEGAAAVAVVAVGAEPAGAELAGAEPPGAEPGARLRRRLQDMLRATDGTAERRLLSVSTELARADSELLRHRARSQHLAQVKQELCQRERALTRQVDSAVMVIATLRQQLCASQQELERKEQEVITIHHFLETAVQHEMCGKVRLQSFIENLLQRISLAERLLKYYQSSSSQPNCTAHCMSHTIENGPLRITKSRSAGGLLTSEDPTETREPSDRKGRPFTKSPRESQGHSPDYKPGEGKGQHRQLARYEA; the protein is encoded by the exons ATGCAGCAGAGGCTGAGCGTGAGGAACCTCCCACCGTGCCGAGAGATCCGGGAGCTTCCGTTCCGCTGCCCGCGGTGCGGGGAGCGGGAGAGGTTCCGCAGCCTGTCGTCCCTGCGGGCCCACCTGGACTACAGCCACGCCTACCACACGCTGCACGACCTGGGCCCCGGCAGCAGGTGGCGCCCCGCGGACGCCGCGCCGCTGCCGGACGGCCGGAGGGCCCGGGAGGGCCGCTGCACGGAGAGGTGCAAGAGCGCGCGTGCGGAGACGCGTCGCCCGGGAGACGATAACGACGACGGCGACGGCAACGCCACCGCCACCATGGGGAAGGGGCGCTCGAAACACGGCGAGGTGACTGTGAAGGAGGTGCAGGGGGAGGCGCaaggggaggagaaggagaaggaggaagggggaggggcgcCCGAGGGGGCGGCAGCAGTGGCGGTAGTGGcggtgggggcggagccggcAGGGGCGGAGttggcgggggcggagccaccgggggcggagccaggcgcCCGCTTGCGCCGCAGGCTGCAGGACATGCTGCGGGCGACGGACGGCACGGCGGAGCGGAGGCTGCTCAGTGTGAGCACCGAGCTGGCGCGGGCCGACTCCGAGCTCCTGCGCCACCGCGCCCGCTCCCAGCACCTGGCGCAGGTGAAGCAGGAGCTGTGCCAGCGGGAGAGGGCGCTCACCCGCCAGGTGGACTCCGCCGTCATGGTGATCGCCACCCTGCGCCAGCAGCTCTGCGCTTcccagcaggagctggagaggaaggAACA GGAAGTTATAACAATTCATCACTTTCTGGAAACAGCTGTCCAGCACGAGATGTGTGGGAAAGTTCGGCTGCAGAGCTTCATCGAGAACCTCTTGCAGCGCATCAGTCTGGCGGAGAGGCTTTTGAAATACTATCAGAGCTCTTCCAGTCAGCCCAACTGCACAGCTCACTGT ATGTCCCACACCATTGAAAATGGACCTCTGAGAATAACCAAAAGCAG GTCGGCTGGTGGCCTCCTGACGTCAGAGGACCCCACGGAGACGAGGGAACCTTCCGATCGGAAAGGGCGGCCTTTCACGAAATCCCCGAGAGAGAGCCAGGGACACTCCCCCGACTACAAGCCGGGAGAAGGGAAGGGCCAGCACAGACAGTTGGCCCGCTACGAGGCCTAA
- the adob gene encoding 2-aminoethanethiol (cysteamine) dioxygenase b translates to MPRDNMTSLIQKVARQAFNTFRNPSTFGDKVFLENQSKLTSLLTEMRAADLQIVPRKVESSPISIPHNPPVTYMHICETDTFSMGVFLLKNGTSIPLHDHPGMTGMLKVLYGKVRISCFDKLDKQSEAASETQFSPPLLPFQKDALRRSILRSVGEYTQESDPCVITPTRDNLHQIDAVDGPTAFLDILAPPYDPDDGRDCHYYKVLTPVSDLVEKKPGSQERREVWLLEIPQPSDFWCGGEPFPGPEVCL, encoded by the coding sequence ATGCCCCGGGACAACATGACCTCTCTTATCCAAAAGGTTGCCAGACAAGCCTTCAATACCTTCAGAAACCCGTCCACATTTGGGGATAAAGTATTTTTGGAAAATCAAAGTAAACTTACTAGCCTTCTGACGGAAATGAGGGCGGCGGATCTACAGATTGTACCGCGGAAAGTTGAAAGCTCCCCAATATCAATACCCCACAACCCGCCggtcacatacatgcacatatgcgaAACCGACACCTTCAGCATGGGTGTTTTCTTGCTAAAAAACGGAACTTCCATTCCTCTGCACGACCACCCGGGGATGACCGGAATGCTGAAAGTTCTGTACGGCAAGGTGAGGATCAGCTGCTTTGACAAGTTGGATAAGCAGTCGGAAGCAGCCAGCGAAACGCAGTTCAGCCCGCCACTATTGCCTTTCCAAAAGGACGCCCTGAGGAGATCGATTCTCCGGTCGGTCGGCGAATACACGCAAGAGAGCGACCCTTGCGTTATAACGCCAACTAGAGACAACCTTCATCAGATTGACGCAGTGGACGGGCCGACTGCATTTCTCGACATACTGGCACCCCCTTACGACCCAGACGACGGGAGGGATTGCCACTATTACAAAGTCCTTACTCCGGTTTCGGACCTGGTAGAGAAGAAGCCAGGTTCTCAGGAGCGGAGGGAAGTGTGGCTGCTCGAGATTCCTCAACCTTCGGACTTCTGGTGTGGCGGGGAACCCTTTCCCGGGCCCGAGGTCTGTCTGTAA